The following coding sequences lie in one Camelus bactrianus isolate YW-2024 breed Bactrian camel chromosome 8, ASM4877302v1, whole genome shotgun sequence genomic window:
- the OSTM1 gene encoding osteopetrosis-associated transmembrane protein 1 — protein sequence MNPAMDPDLTVARQRSSLLLLRLLLLVALLWSGLALGTFSLGSSPHRVLHDLLSEQQLLEVEDLSLALLQGGRMGPLSLPPYLPDLDPDCRELLLDFANSSAELTGCLVRGARPVRLCQTCYPLFQQVANKMDNISRAVGNSSESLSCARSLLMADRVQIVVILSEFFNSTWQKANCANCLTNKSEELSNNTLYFLSLFNHTLTCFENNLQGSTHSHLQLRNYSEVCKNCGEAYKALSNLYSEMQKMNELENKAESGTHLCIDVEDAMNITRKLWSRTFNCSVLCSDTVPVIAVSVFILFLPVVFYLSSFLHSEQKKRKLILPKRLKSSASFANVQENSN from the exons ATGAACCCCGCGATGGACCCGGACCTGACGGTCGCGCGACAGAGGTCATCGTTGCTGCTgctgcggctgctgctgctggtggcgCTGCTGTGGTCGGGGCTGGCTCTGGGCACCTTCTCCTTGGGCAGCAGTCCCCACCGAGTCCTCCACGACCTCCTGTCGGAGCAGCAGTTGCTGGAGGTGGAGGACTTGTCTCTGGCTTTACTGCAGGGCGGAAGGATGGGGCCACTGTCGTTACCCCCATACTTGCCGGATCTGGATCCCGACTGCCGGGAGCTGCTGCTGGACTTCGCCAACAGCAGCGCAGAGCTGACCGGGTGTCTAGTGCGGGGCGCCCGGCCGGTGCGCCTCTGTCAGACCTGCTACCCGCTCTTCCAACAGGTCGCCAACAAGATGGACAACATCAGCCGAGCCGTGGGG aATTCTTCAGAGAGTCTTAGTTGTGCCAGAAGTCTCTTAATGGCAGATAGAGTGCAAATAGTTGTGATTCTGTCTGAGTTTTTCAATTCCACATGGCAGAAGGCAAATTGTGCAA ATTGTTTAACGAACAAAAGTGAAGAATTATCAAATAACACATTGTATTTCCTCAGTCTATTTAATCACACCTTGACCTGCTTTGAGAATAACCTTCAG GGGAGCACACATAGTCATCTACAGCTAAGAAATTATTCAGAAGTATGCAAAAACTGTGGCGAAGCATACAAAGCTCTGAGTAATCTATACAGTGAAATgcaaaaaatgaatgaacttgaAAATAAGGCTGAATCTGGAACACATCTATGCATTGACGTGGAAGATGCA ATGAATATTACTCGAAAACTGTGGAGTCGAACTTTCAACTGTTCAGTCCTTTGCAGTGACACAGTGCCTGTAATTGCTGTTTCTGTGTTCATTCTCTTTCTACCTGTTGTATTCTACCTTAGTAGCTTTCTTCACTCAGAGCAAAAGAAACGCAAACTCATTCTAC